One Zetaproteobacteria bacterium genomic window carries:
- a CDS encoding GAF domain-containing protein gives MPASCDQVGPSASDNLLRRIDRLNEIGVLLSAESDHQRLLEKIMNGARELTGADGGTLYQVDDAQRLRFVVVQNDTLEIRMGGDGGDKIPMAPIPLYREDGSPNDNLVAVHAAVHGETINIADAYNAKGFNFSGTRAFDARTGYRSQSFLTVPMTNQRREVIGVLQLINAKDAEGRIVAFSREDQKLAESLASQAAVAITNRQLMDELKQLLESFIDVISGAIDAKSPYTGGHCRRVPEIALMLADAVSEAEDGPFADFRLSAEERYEMKIASMMHDCGKITTPVHIVDKGTKLETIFDRIALVDAKFELARKEAEIRALRKALQQGVDVDEEALSREVERLNEEQEFVRRCNKGGEFMSEEDQERIRRIGERQIPLQGGGTLPLLSDDEVRNLNIAKGTLLPEERQIINDHIVQTIKMLRGLPFPEHLKRVPEIAGGHHEKMDGTGYPMGLTREQMSVQARILGIADIFEALTACDRPYKEGLKLSQVLRIMRAMKEERHIDGDLFDEFVRRKVYLAYARKNLDPKLIDVD, from the coding sequence ATGCCGGCTTCCTGTGATCAGGTGGGGCCATCGGCCTCGGACAATCTTCTTCGCCGCATCGACCGGCTCAACGAGATCGGCGTACTGCTCTCCGCCGAGAGCGATCACCAGCGTTTGCTCGAAAAGATCATGAACGGCGCACGTGAGCTGACCGGTGCCGACGGCGGCACCCTCTACCAGGTCGACGACGCGCAGCGGCTCCGTTTCGTCGTGGTACAGAACGACACCCTCGAGATCCGCATGGGCGGGGATGGGGGCGACAAGATCCCGATGGCGCCGATCCCGCTCTATCGGGAGGACGGAAGCCCCAACGACAACCTGGTCGCCGTCCATGCGGCGGTGCATGGCGAGACGATCAACATCGCCGACGCCTATAACGCAAAAGGGTTCAACTTCAGTGGCACGCGCGCATTCGACGCGCGCACCGGCTACCGATCCCAATCGTTTCTCACCGTGCCGATGACCAACCAGCGCCGCGAGGTCATCGGGGTGCTGCAGTTGATCAACGCCAAGGATGCTGAGGGACGGATCGTCGCCTTCTCCCGGGAGGATCAGAAGCTGGCCGAGTCGCTCGCCTCGCAGGCGGCGGTGGCGATCACCAACCGGCAGCTGATGGACGAGCTCAAACAGCTGCTGGAATCGTTCATCGATGTCATCTCCGGCGCGATCGACGCCAAGTCGCCCTACACCGGCGGCCATTGCCGGCGGGTGCCGGAGATCGCGTTGATGCTGGCCGACGCCGTCTCCGAGGCGGAGGACGGCCCGTTCGCCGACTTCCGCCTCAGTGCGGAAGAGCGCTACGAGATGAAGATCGCCAGCATGATGCACGATTGCGGCAAGATCACCACACCGGTCCACATCGTGGACAAGGGCACCAAGCTGGAGACGATCTTCGATCGCATCGCGCTGGTCGATGCGAAGTTCGAGTTGGCGCGCAAGGAGGCGGAGATCCGGGCGTTGCGCAAGGCGCTGCAGCAAGGGGTGGACGTCGATGAGGAGGCGCTCTCCCGGGAGGTGGAGCGGCTGAACGAGGAGCAGGAGTTCGTGCGCAGGTGCAACAAGGGCGGCGAGTTCATGTCGGAAGAGGATCAGGAGCGGATCCGACGGATCGGGGAGCGGCAAATCCCGCTGCAGGGCGGCGGCACCCTCCCTCTGCTCAGCGACGACGAGGTGCGCAACCTCAACATCGCCAAGGGGACGCTGTTGCCCGAGGAGCGGCAGATCATCAACGACCATATCGTCCAGACGATCAAGATGTTGCGCGGTTTGCCCTTCCCCGAGCACCTCAAGCGGGTGCCGGAGATCGCCGGCGGCCACCACGAGAAGATGGACGGTACCGGCTATCCTATGGGGCTGACACGCGAACAGATGTCGGTGCAGGCGCGGATTCTGGGCATCGCCGATATCTTCGAGGCGCTTACCGCCTGCGATCGCCCGTACAAGGAGGGGTTGAAGCTCTCGCAGGTGTTGCGGATCATGCGCGCCATGAAGGAGGAGCGGCACATCGACGGCGACCTGTTCGACGAGTTCGTC
- the amrS gene encoding AmmeMemoRadiSam system radical SAM enzyme, translated as MTAEPAAAAAVGHPAGFWHRLDDGRIQCDLCPRECRLREGQRGLCFVRRRSGDALWLTSYGRASGFAVDPIEKKPLNHFHPASTVLSFGATGCNLACRFCQNWDISKSRDMDRLLQRATPEQVAGLALRHGCRSVAFTYTDPVTFIEYVVDCAAACRERGIETVAVSAGYIHPEPADLFFSHMDAANIDLKAFSEDFYRKLCSGRLTPVLDTLVRIRERHDTWLEVTTLLIPGRNDGTEELRALCRWVVDHLGADTPLHFTAFHPDWRMRDPPPTPHATLRAAREIALESGLHFVYLGNVLDPDGSSTFCPGCGALLIARAGYATRRDQLDARGCCRRCGREIPGRW; from the coding sequence GTGACCGCTGAACCTGCGGCGGCCGCCGCTGTCGGCCATCCGGCCGGCTTCTGGCACCGGCTCGACGATGGCCGGATCCAGTGCGATCTCTGTCCGCGCGAATGCCGGCTGCGCGAGGGGCAGCGCGGCCTTTGTTTCGTGCGCCGACGCAGCGGCGATGCGCTCTGGCTGACCAGCTACGGCCGCGCCTCCGGCTTCGCCGTCGATCCGATCGAGAAGAAGCCGCTCAACCACTTCCACCCCGCCTCCACCGTCCTCTCCTTCGGGGCGACCGGCTGCAATCTGGCCTGCCGTTTCTGCCAGAACTGGGACATCTCCAAGAGCCGGGACATGGATCGGCTGCTGCAGCGGGCGACGCCGGAGCAGGTGGCCGGGCTTGCCCTGCGCCACGGCTGCCGCAGCGTGGCCTTCACCTACACCGATCCGGTCACCTTCATCGAGTATGTGGTCGATTGCGCCGCCGCCTGCCGGGAGCGGGGCATCGAGACGGTGGCGGTCTCGGCGGGCTACATCCACCCCGAGCCGGCCGATCTGTTCTTCTCCCACATGGATGCGGCCAACATCGACCTCAAGGCCTTCTCCGAAGACTTCTACCGCAAGCTCTGCTCCGGCCGGCTGACGCCGGTGCTCGACACGCTGGTGCGGATCCGCGAGCGGCACGACACCTGGCTGGAGGTGACCACGCTGCTGATCCCGGGCCGCAACGACGGCACGGAGGAGCTGCGCGCTCTTTGCCGCTGGGTGGTGGACCACCTCGGAGCCGATACGCCGCTCCATTTCACCGCCTTCCATCCCGACTGGCGCATGCGCGATCCGCCGCCGACACCGCATGCCACGCTGCGCGCAGCACGTGAGATCGCGCTGGAGAGCGGGCTGCACTTTGTCTATCTCGGTAATGTGCTCGATCCGGATGGCTCCTCTACCTTCTGCCCCGGCTGCGGCGCGCTGCTCATTGCGCGCGCCGGCTACGCCACCCGACGGGATCAGCTCGATGCGCGTGGCTGTTGCCGGCGCTGCGGCAGGGAGATTCCGGGACGGTGGTGA
- the amrA gene encoding AmmeMemoRadiSam system protein A: NDRLPALARAAIARRLGVACAAPEIAPAWRAPGASFVTLTTARGALRGCIGTLEAWRPLVDDVQANAQAAAFEDPRFPPLAVDELPRIRVEVSLLTPPESLPRMGRAELAAVVRPGIDGLIVRDALGRRATFLPQVWEQLPGLDLFLAQLKLKAGIDPSTDDRELVWARYQVEKYREARGDR; this comes from the coding sequence GAACGATCGGCTGCCGGCACTGGCCCGCGCGGCGATCGCCCGGCGGTTGGGGGTGGCGTGCGCTGCGCCGGAGATCGCTCCGGCCTGGCGTGCGCCGGGGGCCAGTTTCGTCACCTTGACCACGGCGCGGGGGGCGCTGCGCGGCTGCATCGGCACGCTGGAGGCGTGGCGCCCGCTGGTCGACGATGTGCAGGCCAATGCCCAGGCTGCGGCGTTCGAGGATCCGCGCTTTCCACCGCTTGCGGTCGACGAGCTGCCCCGCATCCGGGTGGAGGTGTCGCTGCTCACTCCGCCGGAGTCGTTGCCGCGCATGGGGCGGGCGGAGCTCGCCGCCGTCGTCCGCCCGGGGATCGACGGCCTGATCGTGCGCGATGCCCTCGGGCGGCGGGCCACCTTCCTGCCGCAGGTGTGGGAGCAGCTGCCCGGGCTCGATCTCTTCCTCGCGCAGCTGAAGTTGAAGGCGGGTATTGATCCCTCCACCGACGATCGCGAGCTGGTTTGGGCCCGCTATCAGGTGGAGAAGTACCGGGAGGCGCGCGGTGACCGCTGA